One window of the Posidoniimonas polymericola genome contains the following:
- the ptsP gene encoding phosphoenolpyruvate--protein phosphotransferase encodes MTVLKGIPISPGLARGTAIVYDFDVGRHLTVSQRDVSTTEVKSEWERLDEALAKSSHDLSLVATSVTAGSPRSASLAILAAHAAMTAEIASLVKQHIESELVNVEQALASVVGDWVERLTRLDSEYLRQREQDIRDVGRRMSRYLAGSLAWNKGPLPLGSIVVARELLPSEAIELANCGVVGIVTERGGHYSHTAIIARSLGIPAVSRVLHATSLIHPGMSLLLDGDEGVVTESPSKAQGVDFAERQRRRELEVANLWDDAGEPSVTTDGVEITLVGNVGRPEEIASVLKSKLSGVGLFRTEFLFLEAAERPSTDTQAEVYGGMASCLGGLPMVVRTFDLGGDKQPPFLFTEGSEQDANLFVRGLRFSLAEGRLFESQIRAILKVTRTADLRILLPMVVGLDGFARAVAVIERIAVECGLPRTPPIGAMIETPASLYALDQILDLADFVAIGTNDLTQYMLATERGLADKSEDCSAMHPAVLQAIRQIVAAGVRLQCPVSVCGEEAGNPDFACLLVGLGIRELSLSPSQAGVVRQAIRAIDSKSAQAIAEQAIACGNTSDVRALVARWRSGATESPDGAAGSPAVVVADH; translated from the coding sequence ATGACCGTGCTGAAAGGAATCCCGATCTCACCAGGCTTGGCGAGAGGAACCGCCATCGTTTACGACTTCGATGTTGGTCGGCACCTGACGGTTTCGCAACGCGATGTCTCGACCACGGAGGTCAAGTCGGAATGGGAACGGCTGGACGAAGCGCTCGCCAAATCCAGTCACGATCTGTCGCTCGTCGCGACATCGGTCACCGCCGGATCGCCCCGGAGCGCTTCGCTAGCAATCCTTGCCGCCCACGCGGCGATGACCGCGGAGATCGCTTCGCTGGTAAAGCAACACATCGAGAGCGAACTCGTTAACGTCGAACAGGCGCTCGCGTCGGTCGTCGGTGATTGGGTGGAACGGCTCACTCGGCTTGACAGCGAGTACCTCAGGCAGCGCGAGCAGGATATACGCGACGTCGGGAGGCGAATGTCTCGCTACTTGGCGGGCTCGCTCGCCTGGAACAAGGGGCCGCTCCCATTGGGCTCGATCGTCGTGGCCCGAGAGCTTTTGCCCTCGGAGGCAATCGAGCTAGCCAACTGTGGGGTGGTCGGTATTGTCACGGAACGGGGCGGTCACTACAGCCACACGGCCATCATCGCCCGCTCGCTGGGCATTCCCGCCGTGTCGCGGGTGCTGCACGCGACGTCGCTGATCCACCCGGGGATGAGTCTGCTTCTCGACGGTGACGAAGGGGTGGTGACGGAGTCGCCGTCGAAGGCGCAGGGGGTCGACTTCGCCGAACGGCAGCGCCGCCGAGAATTAGAGGTCGCCAACCTGTGGGACGACGCCGGCGAGCCGAGCGTCACAACCGACGGGGTCGAGATCACGCTTGTCGGGAACGTAGGCCGCCCGGAGGAAATCGCGTCCGTGCTGAAGAGCAAGCTGAGCGGCGTTGGGTTGTTCCGCACCGAGTTCCTGTTCTTGGAAGCCGCTGAGCGACCATCGACCGACACCCAGGCCGAAGTCTACGGCGGCATGGCGTCGTGCCTCGGCGGCCTGCCAATGGTGGTCCGGACGTTCGACCTAGGCGGAGACAAGCAGCCGCCGTTCCTGTTCACCGAGGGGAGTGAGCAGGACGCAAACCTGTTCGTGCGGGGGCTGCGGTTCTCGCTCGCGGAAGGGCGCCTGTTCGAGTCCCAGATCCGCGCGATCCTGAAAGTCACGCGGACGGCGGACCTACGCATCTTGCTGCCGATGGTGGTCGGGTTGGACGGCTTCGCCCGCGCGGTGGCGGTCATCGAACGCATCGCCGTGGAGTGTGGGCTGCCCCGGACGCCACCGATCGGGGCGATGATCGAAACGCCCGCATCACTCTACGCACTGGATCAGATCCTCGACCTGGCGGACTTCGTGGCGATTGGCACGAACGATCTGACCCAGTACATGCTCGCCACCGAACGGGGCCTGGCGGACAAGAGCGAGGACTGCTCGGCGATGCACCCCGCGGTACTCCAGGCAATCCGTCAAATCGTCGCGGCGGGCGTCAGGCTGCAGTGCCCGGTGAGCGTCTGTGGCGAGGAAGCGGGGAACCCCGATTTTGCATGCCTGCTTGTCGGCCTCGGGATACGCGAGCTTAGCCTCAGCCCATCGCAGGCTGGGGTGGTGCGGCAAGCGATTCGCGCGATCGACTCGAAGTCCGCACAGGCGATCGCGGAACAGGCGATCGCCTGCGGCAACACCTCCGACGTGCGGGCGCTGGTAGCCCGGTGGCGTTCGGGAGCCACGGAGTCGCCGGACGGCGCCGCTGGTTCTCCCGCGGTCGTCGTCGCAGACCACTGA
- a CDS encoding glycosyltransferase family 4 protein has translation MANPEVRKIAFVGDYFPRKCGIATFTHDLRKAVTELGAECPVVPVDDIEGGYDYPPEVRFQIAEQDRECYSRAADYLNHSNVDVVSLQHEFGIYGGPGGAHIITFMRSLRLPVVTTLHTVLPEPNDTQRRVMGQLLDLSTRLVVMTERSRSTLITVYKVSESKIDLIAHGIPDRPFADPNFFKDQFGVEGRHVGLTFGLLSPNKGIENVLKALPAVIRVEPNFVYLVLGATHPSLLRAEGEKYRIGLERMAKELGVQKNVVFYNRFVDLAELTDFIGASDLYITPYLNAAQAVSGTLAYSFGCGQAVISTPYWHAEELLADGRGVLVPFDDPDAIGREILALLGDEKRRHAMRKRAYLLGREMVWSHVAGQYLASFEQARLSRRQSAKPLAIRTLEEQPLALPRMNLEHVLRMTDSTGIFQHATFSLPNFEEGYCTDDNARALLLMVLLEDLGRNSPEVQQVASSAAAFLNYAFSRETGRFKNFMSFDRRWLERDGSDDSQGRSVWALGACVGRSRSQSLQSWAVQLFHQALPACAETTSPRTWALALIGIHEYLRRFSGDRLVDQMRDTLTTKLVDLYRRTATDEWPWFEDVASYANAKLPHALILSGRWAGNQEALDIGLRSLRWLAAKQLSPEGRFRPIGCNGFCRQGQPVAEFDQQPIEAHAMVSAAIEAHSADDDPFWMEQAHLAFDWFLGRNDHGLPLYNPSTGGCHDGLQENSVNENQGAESTLAFLLSLAELEQLANSLAIGSPIADGPPGGLSGALMDSRLVHAS, from the coding sequence TTGGCTAATCCAGAAGTCCGGAAGATCGCTTTCGTCGGCGACTACTTCCCTCGCAAGTGTGGCATCGCCACCTTTACCCACGACCTGCGGAAAGCGGTGACCGAACTGGGGGCGGAGTGCCCGGTCGTTCCCGTGGACGACATCGAGGGCGGCTACGATTACCCCCCGGAGGTAAGGTTTCAGATCGCAGAGCAGGACCGCGAGTGCTACAGCCGCGCGGCCGACTACCTGAACCACAGCAACGTGGACGTGGTGTCGCTCCAGCATGAGTTCGGCATTTATGGCGGACCGGGCGGAGCGCACATCATCACCTTCATGCGCAGCTTGCGGTTGCCGGTAGTGACGACCCTGCACACCGTGCTCCCCGAGCCCAACGATACGCAGCGTCGGGTCATGGGGCAGCTGCTGGACCTCTCGACCCGGTTGGTGGTGATGACCGAACGAAGCCGGTCCACCCTGATCACCGTGTACAAGGTCAGCGAATCCAAGATTGATCTGATTGCCCACGGCATCCCGGACCGGCCGTTCGCGGACCCCAACTTCTTTAAGGATCAGTTCGGCGTCGAAGGCAGGCACGTCGGGCTGACCTTCGGGCTGCTCTCCCCCAACAAGGGGATCGAGAACGTGCTGAAGGCGCTCCCCGCCGTGATCCGGGTGGAGCCGAACTTCGTGTACCTGGTGCTTGGGGCGACGCACCCGAGCCTGCTGCGCGCCGAAGGAGAGAAGTACAGGATCGGCCTTGAACGCATGGCCAAGGAGTTGGGCGTGCAGAAGAATGTCGTGTTCTACAACCGGTTTGTCGACCTGGCCGAGCTGACGGACTTCATCGGCGCGTCGGACCTGTACATCACGCCCTACCTGAACGCCGCGCAGGCAGTGTCTGGCACGCTCGCCTATTCCTTTGGGTGCGGGCAGGCGGTGATCTCAACGCCCTACTGGCACGCGGAAGAGCTGCTCGCAGACGGCCGGGGAGTGCTGGTGCCCTTCGACGACCCCGATGCGATCGGTCGAGAAATCCTCGCGCTGCTAGGCGACGAGAAGCGGCGGCACGCGATGCGGAAACGAGCCTACCTGCTGGGGCGTGAGATGGTCTGGAGCCACGTGGCCGGGCAGTACTTGGCGTCGTTTGAGCAGGCGCGTCTGAGCCGGCGTCAGTCGGCCAAGCCGCTCGCCATCCGTACGCTTGAGGAGCAGCCGCTCGCCCTGCCGAGAATGAACCTTGAGCACGTGCTGCGGATGACCGACTCAACGGGCATCTTCCAGCACGCGACTTTCTCGCTCCCGAACTTTGAGGAGGGGTACTGCACCGACGACAACGCCCGCGCGCTGCTGCTGATGGTGTTGCTGGAGGATCTTGGGAGGAACTCCCCCGAGGTGCAGCAGGTCGCGTCGAGCGCGGCGGCGTTCCTGAACTACGCGTTCAGTCGCGAGACCGGGCGGTTCAAGAACTTCATGAGCTTTGATCGACGCTGGCTGGAGCGCGATGGTTCCGACGACTCGCAGGGGCGCTCGGTCTGGGCTTTGGGGGCCTGCGTGGGGAGGTCCCGCAGCCAGAGCCTGCAGTCGTGGGCGGTCCAGCTCTTCCACCAGGCGCTGCCCGCCTGCGCCGAGACAACCTCGCCGCGGACCTGGGCGTTGGCGCTGATCGGCATCCACGAGTACTTGCGCCGGTTCAGCGGCGACCGCCTGGTGGATCAGATGCGGGACACGCTGACCACCAAGCTGGTGGACCTCTACCGCCGGACGGCCACCGACGAATGGCCCTGGTTCGAGGACGTGGCGTCCTACGCCAACGCCAAACTGCCGCACGCGCTGATCCTCAGCGGCCGCTGGGCCGGCAACCAAGAGGCGCTCGATATCGGCCTCCGGTCACTCCGCTGGCTAGCGGCCAAGCAGCTTTCGCCAGAGGGGCGTTTCCGCCCCATCGGCTGTAACGGGTTCTGCCGACAAGGGCAGCCGGTCGCGGAGTTCGACCAGCAGCCCATCGAGGCGCACGCCATGGTCTCGGCCGCTATCGAGGCCCATTCCGCCGATGACGACCCGTTCTGGATGGAGCAAGCCCACCTGGCGTTTGACTGGTTCCTCGGACGCAACGACCACGGGCTGCCCCTCTACAACCCGAGCACCGGCGGCTGTCACGACGGGCTACAGGAGAATTCCGTCAACGAGAATCAGGGCGCCGAGTCGACGCTGGCGTTCTTGCTTTCGCTGGCCGAGCTCGAGCAGTTGGCAAACTCTCTGGCAATCGGCAGCCCCATCGCCGACGGACCGCCTGGCGGCCTCTCCGGCGCCCTAATGGATTCGAGGCTCGTGCATGCTAGCTAA